From a region of the Marinomonas mediterranea MMB-1 genome:
- the ssb gene encoding single-stranded DNA-binding protein has product MARGINKVIIIGNAGSDAEVRYMPSGAAVANVSLATSESWRDRQTGQMQERTEWHRVAFMDRGNYRLGQIAGEYIKKGSKVYVEGSLRTREWEKDGIKRYTTEIVANEMQLLDGRADGQQGGYDNNMGGGFGGQQAPQQAPQQAGGFNQPQQSAPQGGFNQPQGGGFNNQPQGGGFNQPQSAPQQAAPQQPQSFGSWGNQPQQPAASAPAPQSAPQQKAPEQAKPQQPAPNFDDFDDDIPF; this is encoded by the coding sequence ATGGCACGTGGAATTAACAAAGTAATTATAATTGGTAATGCGGGTAGTGATGCAGAAGTACGCTACATGCCTTCTGGTGCAGCCGTGGCAAACGTCAGTTTAGCAACGTCTGAAAGCTGGAGAGACCGTCAAACAGGTCAAATGCAAGAGCGTACTGAATGGCACCGTGTTGCGTTCATGGACCGTGGTAACTACCGCTTGGGTCAGATCGCTGGCGAATACATCAAAAAAGGCTCTAAAGTCTACGTTGAAGGTTCATTGCGTACGCGTGAGTGGGAAAAAGACGGCATTAAACGTTACACTACTGAAATCGTAGCGAACGAAATGCAATTGCTAGACGGTCGTGCAGACGGCCAACAAGGCGGTTACGACAACAACATGGGCGGCGGCTTTGGCGGTCAACAAGCACCTCAACAGGCTCCGCAACAAGCGGGTGGCTTCAACCAGCCACAACAGTCTGCGCCACAAGGCGGCTTTAACCAACCTCAAGGTGGTGGCTTCAACAATCAACCACAGGGCGGCGGTTTTAACCAGCCACAATCTGCACCTCAGCAAGCGGCACCACAACAGCCACAATCATTCGGTAGTTGGGGTAACCAACCGCAACAGCCTGCAGCAAGTGCACCTGCTCCACAAAGCGCACCGCAGCAAAAAGCGCCTGAGCAAGCTAAGCCACAGCAGCCTGCACCAAACTTTGATGACTTTGATGATGATATCCCGTTCTAA
- the uvrA gene encoding excinuclease ABC subunit UvrA has protein sequence MDTITVRGARTHNLKNVDLDIPRDKLVVITGLSGSGKSSLAFDTLYAEGQRRYVESLSTYARQFLSMMEKPDIDHIEGLSPAISIEQKSTSHNPRSTVGTITEIYDYLRLLFARAGQPRCPDHGEPLEAQTISQMVDKVLSLPEESKMMLLAPIVKDRKGEHLHTISDLLSKGFIRARIDGLVIDLDDAPALEKNKKHTIEVVIDRFKVRQDLKLRLAESFETCLALSDGIAKVINMDEPKDEHIFSSKFACPVCGYSLTELEPRLFSFNNPNGACQTCDGLGTHQVFDPERVIQDESLTLAEGAIRGWGRRSIFYFQQLNALANFYDFDIESKYRDIPKKFQDKILFGSGKDKIDFVYINERGDKMTRSHVFEGVIPNLQRRYRETESESVRDDLSQYISIQPCSDCGGSRLNRAARNVFISEETLPEVVKLPIAECLKYFDELQLTGAKGEIASKILKEIKDRLTFLVNVGLEYLTLDRQADTLSGGEAQRIRLASQIGAGLVGVMYILDEPSIGLHQRDNERLIQTLTRLRDLGNTVIVVEHDEDAIRIADHVVDIGPGAGVHGGEVIVSGTPEDIMACEKSVTGQYLNGVRKIEVPALRHPAKEGKHLTLHGAKGNNLNNVTLNIPYGVMTCVTGVSGSGKSTLINGTLFPLAATALNGATTLKAAPYEKIDGLDLFDKCVDIDQSPIGRTPRSNPATYTGIFTPMRELFSATQEARSRGYKPGRFSFNVKGGRCEACQGDGVIKVEMHFLPDVYVPCDVCKGKRYNRETLEIHYKGKNIHECLEMTIEDAREFFDPVPSIARKLQTLIDVGLGYIRLGQAATTLSGGEAQRVKLAKELSKRDTGKTLYILDEPTTGLHFADIEQLLKVLHRLRDHGNTIVVIEHNLDVVKTADWIVDLGPEGGSGGGYIIAEGTPEKVAKHEGSHTARFLKPMLS, from the coding sequence ATGGATACCATTACTGTGCGCGGCGCGCGCACTCATAACCTGAAGAATGTGGATTTAGACATTCCACGCGACAAGTTGGTTGTTATTACCGGACTCTCAGGCTCTGGTAAATCCTCGCTGGCGTTTGACACTTTGTACGCGGAAGGACAACGTCGCTATGTAGAGTCTTTGTCCACTTACGCTCGGCAGTTCCTTTCCATGATGGAGAAGCCAGATATTGATCATATCGAAGGTCTGTCACCTGCGATTTCGATTGAGCAGAAGTCAACGTCTCATAACCCACGTTCGACCGTGGGGACAATTACCGAAATCTACGATTATCTTCGACTCTTATTCGCACGAGCGGGCCAGCCTAGATGTCCCGACCATGGAGAGCCACTCGAAGCACAAACCATCTCTCAGATGGTCGATAAGGTCTTATCTCTTCCAGAAGAAAGTAAGATGATGCTGCTCGCGCCGATCGTAAAAGACAGAAAAGGTGAGCACTTACATACGATTAGCGATCTGCTATCTAAAGGCTTTATCCGCGCGCGGATCGATGGTTTGGTGATCGATTTAGATGACGCCCCTGCGTTAGAAAAAAATAAAAAACACACGATTGAAGTCGTCATTGACCGCTTTAAAGTCCGTCAGGATCTAAAGTTGCGTTTAGCCGAATCGTTCGAGACCTGTTTGGCGCTGTCCGATGGTATCGCCAAAGTCATCAACATGGACGAGCCCAAAGACGAACATATTTTCTCCAGTAAATTTGCCTGTCCCGTATGTGGTTACAGCCTAACCGAGCTTGAACCGAGACTCTTCTCTTTTAATAACCCTAATGGCGCATGTCAGACGTGTGATGGGTTAGGCACGCATCAGGTCTTCGACCCTGAGAGAGTCATTCAGGACGAATCGCTGACGCTTGCAGAGGGGGCCATTCGCGGTTGGGGTCGACGAAGTATTTTTTACTTCCAGCAACTCAATGCGTTGGCGAATTTCTATGACTTTGATATCGAATCCAAGTACCGAGACATACCGAAAAAGTTCCAAGATAAGATTCTCTTTGGTTCTGGAAAAGATAAGATCGATTTCGTATACATCAATGAACGTGGCGATAAGATGACGCGCTCACATGTCTTCGAGGGTGTAATTCCAAACTTACAACGACGCTATCGCGAGACCGAGTCAGAAAGCGTACGAGACGATCTTTCTCAGTATATTAGCATTCAGCCGTGTAGCGATTGTGGCGGCTCTCGACTAAACCGTGCCGCTCGCAATGTCTTTATCAGCGAAGAGACATTGCCCGAGGTCGTTAAGCTGCCTATCGCGGAATGCTTGAAGTATTTCGATGAGCTACAGCTGACCGGCGCTAAAGGCGAAATCGCGTCGAAAATACTAAAAGAAATCAAAGACCGACTCACATTCTTAGTTAACGTTGGCCTTGAATATTTAACCTTAGACCGACAGGCGGATACGTTATCAGGCGGCGAAGCACAACGCATACGCCTCGCCAGTCAGATTGGCGCGGGTCTTGTGGGTGTCATGTACATTCTGGACGAACCTTCAATTGGTCTTCACCAACGGGATAACGAGCGTCTCATTCAAACGTTGACTCGTTTACGCGACCTTGGCAATACTGTCATTGTTGTCGAGCATGACGAAGACGCAATCCGTATCGCTGATCACGTGGTCGATATCGGCCCGGGTGCTGGCGTACACGGCGGTGAAGTTATTGTCAGCGGAACGCCAGAAGATATTATGGCGTGTGAAAAATCCGTGACGGGGCAATATCTAAACGGCGTGCGTAAGATCGAGGTTCCTGCTTTACGCCACCCAGCGAAAGAAGGCAAACATCTCACGCTACATGGTGCTAAAGGCAACAACTTAAATAACGTTACGTTGAACATACCGTATGGTGTGATGACATGTGTAACGGGTGTTTCAGGGTCTGGTAAATCAACACTGATTAACGGCACGCTCTTCCCGCTTGCAGCTACGGCACTCAATGGTGCAACAACGCTCAAAGCCGCGCCATACGAAAAAATAGACGGTCTAGACTTATTTGATAAATGTGTCGATATTGACCAAAGCCCAATTGGACGTACTCCGCGCTCAAACCCTGCGACCTATACAGGCATCTTCACACCAATGCGTGAATTATTCTCTGCCACTCAGGAAGCTCGCTCTCGCGGCTACAAGCCGGGACGATTTAGTTTTAACGTGAAAGGCGGACGATGTGAAGCCTGTCAGGGCGACGGTGTGATCAAGGTAGAAATGCACTTTTTACCTGACGTTTATGTACCTTGTGATGTCTGTAAGGGCAAACGATACAACCGTGAAACATTGGAGATCCACTATAAGGGCAAAAACATTCACGAATGTTTGGAAATGACCATCGAAGACGCTCGTGAGTTCTTTGATCCGGTGCCCTCTATTGCGCGTAAGCTACAGACTCTCATTGACGTGGGTCTTGGGTATATCCGACTAGGTCAGGCTGCGACGACGCTATCGGGTGGTGAAGCACAGCGAGTGAAACTAGCTAAAGAGCTTTCTAAGCGCGATACAGGCAAAACGCTGTACATTCTTGATGAACCAACAACGGGGCTTCATTTTGCGGATATAGAGCAGCTGCTTAAGGTATTGCATCGCTTACGTGACCACGGAAATACCATCGTTGTAATCGAACACAATTTGGACGTTGTCAAAACAGCAGATTGGATTGTGGATCTTGGGCCGGAAGGTGGCAGCGGCGGTGGCTATATTATTGCGGAAGGAACACCTGAAAAAGTAGCTAAACACGAGGGTTCACATACCGCTCGATTCTTAAAACCGATGCTTTCTTAG
- the rplQ gene encoding 50S ribosomal protein L17: MRHRKSGRHLNRTSSHRKAMFKNMAASLFEHEVIKTTLPKAKELRRVAEPLITLAKEDSVANRRLAFARTRSKDAVGKLFSELGPRYQNRPGGYVRILKCGFRAGDNAPMAYVELVDRPVAEAEAE, from the coding sequence ATGCGTCATCGTAAGAGTGGACGTCACTTAAACCGTACTAGCTCTCATCGTAAAGCGATGTTCAAAAATATGGCTGCTTCTTTATTCGAGCACGAAGTTATTAAAACTACGTTGCCGAAAGCCAAAGAACTTCGTCGCGTTGCTGAGCCACTAATCACATTGGCGAAAGAAGATTCCGTTGCGAATCGTCGCCTTGCATTTGCTCGTACTCGTAGCAAAGATGCAGTTGGTAAATTGTTCTCAGAACTAGGTCCACGTTACCAAAACCGTCCAGGCGGTTACGTACGTATCCTTAAGTGCGGTTTCCGCGCTGGAGACAACGCACCAATGGCTTACGTTGAATTGGTTGATCGACCAGTTGCGGAAGCAGAAGCTGAGTAA
- a CDS encoding MFS transporter: protein MDLIERRSVLALALVYLFRMLGLFLIMPVISIAADDLSGASTALIGVAIGIYGFSQASLQIPMGMMSDHFGRKPIIFIGLILFALGSLICANADDVYQLITGRAVQGAGAIASTLMALLSDVTREQNRTKAMATVGISIGASFMISLVLGPWLFDLVGLTGLFYLSFAFSIVGIGLILFAVPNVTQHSFKRDTTPSKVALARVLKNGQLRFLNISVLLLHASLTALFVAIPTILLERFDLALGMHSVLYLVVMGLAFIGMLPLVIMAEARGKMKLILLIVIATIGISTLLMGWTTVLWVFAVWVCAFFIAFNTLEATLPSLISKLAPVGYRGTAMGVFSTHQFMGAFLGGVGGGWLVQHYGMQGLFTVVGLIWLAWLIIASRQPAPKSLSSLAFSLPDLTDAELEAFKRELERIQGVEDMQIFTDEQTAYLKIDKKRLDKETLKRVAPQVSI from the coding sequence ATGGATCTTATTGAACGTCGTTCTGTATTGGCGCTCGCCTTGGTGTATCTATTTCGCATGTTGGGCTTATTTCTTATTATGCCCGTTATCAGCATTGCAGCAGATGACTTAAGTGGTGCAAGCACTGCATTAATTGGTGTTGCGATCGGTATTTATGGTTTTAGTCAGGCAAGTTTGCAAATCCCAATGGGGATGATGTCAGACCATTTTGGCCGAAAACCTATTATCTTTATCGGTTTGATCCTATTTGCATTGGGTAGCCTTATTTGTGCCAACGCAGACGATGTGTATCAACTTATTACTGGACGGGCAGTGCAGGGAGCTGGCGCCATTGCTAGTACGTTAATGGCATTGTTAAGTGATGTCACCCGAGAACAAAACCGAACCAAAGCCATGGCGACCGTTGGTATCAGTATTGGTGCCTCGTTTATGATTTCTCTGGTGTTGGGGCCTTGGTTGTTTGACCTAGTTGGCTTAACCGGCTTGTTCTATTTATCTTTCGCGTTTTCTATCGTCGGTATTGGCTTAATCTTGTTTGCAGTGCCCAATGTCACACAACACAGCTTTAAGCGAGACACGACGCCAAGTAAAGTAGCTTTAGCGCGTGTGTTAAAAAACGGTCAGCTGCGCTTTTTAAACATCAGCGTCTTATTATTGCATGCTTCGTTAACCGCTTTGTTTGTCGCGATTCCGACGATTTTGTTGGAGCGTTTTGACTTAGCACTGGGGATGCACAGTGTTTTGTATTTAGTGGTTATGGGGCTTGCATTTATTGGCATGTTGCCTCTGGTGATCATGGCCGAAGCACGCGGTAAAATGAAATTAATATTATTGATTGTCATCGCGACAATCGGTATTTCCACATTACTTATGGGCTGGACTACAGTATTATGGGTGTTTGCAGTTTGGGTGTGTGCGTTCTTCATCGCCTTTAACACGCTTGAAGCGACCTTGCCTTCTTTGATCAGTAAATTGGCCCCTGTTGGTTACCGTGGTACTGCCATGGGTGTGTTCTCAACACATCAGTTTATGGGCGCGTTTCTAGGCGGGGTTGGTGGCGGATGGTTAGTTCAGCACTATGGAATGCAAGGCCTCTTTACAGTGGTTGGCTTGATCTGGTTAGCTTGGCTTATTATCGCCAGCCGTCAGCCTGCACCAAAATCGCTAAGTAGTTTAGCATTCAGCCTGCCCGATCTAACGGATGCAGAGTTGGAGGCATTTAAAAGGGAATTAGAGCGTATTCAAGGAGTGGAAGACATGCAGATTTTTACGGATGAGCAAACGGCTTATCTCAAGATAGACAAAAAACGGTTAGACAAAGAGACACTGAAGCGCGTAGCGCCTCAAGTGTCAATTTAG
- the hisG gene encoding ATP phosphoribosyltransferase: MIRIALPNKGGLYQPCIDLLKSCGYKVKKPTKGLFYRDSQNEVEFYFLRASDIPMYLSKGIIDLGVTGDDFHREKASTAKKVLDLPFGHSKLCIAAMQDSGFQSKEDLFGLRVATSFPNIVRDYFRDDQMEIVELDGAVEISISLGLSDCVVDIVETGATLKSAGLKIISEPIFTSNASLYSVSEPRNKKGIDKVVNRISGRLIALDYQLVEYDAPVNILDDACNLTPGIESPTICQLRDDNWCSVKSMVKRDEAHTILDNLQALGCKAILLTNIEMARI; the protein is encoded by the coding sequence ATGATCAGAATTGCGTTACCAAACAAGGGTGGATTATATCAACCCTGTATCGACCTGCTTAAATCGTGTGGTTACAAAGTAAAAAAGCCGACTAAAGGCTTGTTTTACCGAGATTCACAGAATGAAGTGGAATTTTATTTTCTGCGTGCCAGCGATATTCCTATGTACTTGAGCAAGGGAATTATTGACCTTGGAGTGACAGGGGATGACTTCCATCGAGAAAAAGCGAGTACCGCTAAAAAAGTGCTAGATTTGCCGTTTGGGCATTCGAAACTGTGTATAGCAGCAATGCAAGATTCTGGTTTTCAATCTAAGGAAGATCTATTTGGTTTGAGAGTTGCCACCTCGTTCCCGAACATTGTGCGTGATTATTTTCGAGATGACCAGATGGAGATTGTTGAGCTAGACGGAGCCGTTGAAATTTCGATTAGCTTAGGTTTGTCTGATTGCGTTGTCGATATAGTTGAGACGGGCGCCACGCTCAAATCTGCTGGGTTAAAGATAATATCGGAGCCAATTTTTACGTCCAACGCCTCTCTTTACTCCGTATCAGAGCCACGTAATAAAAAAGGTATTGATAAGGTAGTGAATAGAATATCTGGGCGACTTATCGCACTGGATTACCAGTTAGTGGAGTATGATGCGCCTGTAAATATACTGGACGATGCTTGTAATCTGACCCCAGGTATTGAATCTCCAACTATTTGCCAATTAAGGGATGATAACTGGTGCTCTGTAAAGTCTATGGTTAAGAGAGATGAAGCACATACTATTTTGGACAATCTGCAAGCGCTCGGTTGTAAAGCGATATTGCTGACCAATATTGAAATGGCCAGAATTTAA
- a CDS encoding AEC family transporter → MFSIVFPIFMVIFIGYVFGRFRSFPIGSDKLLNDYVLYISLPALLFIAVANADPVELLQWEFVFATLGGIAVAYLLGVILGSLRQFSHTQSSLVGMAACYGTTGYMGVPIAVSVFGEQAAVPAAIATILHNIPVIMTVIITHDIAAKASQDNGSLLDSLVGAVKTTFLNPLTLAVIAGGAVSFLSLAIPPMIQSFTTFLAGASGPTALFALGLGLAKLESKDSTSLRNIAFLSPIIITKVLVQPSVTFAIGYFIFGLTLDNIWFIVAVLMSAQPIGAGVYVFANKYNFFKDEVAVSITISLIITVMSLSFLLEYLKT, encoded by the coding sequence ATGTTTTCTATCGTCTTTCCAATATTTATGGTCATATTTATTGGTTATGTATTCGGCCGTTTTCGTAGTTTCCCCATAGGTTCTGATAAGCTACTAAACGACTATGTATTATATATATCCCTCCCCGCACTGTTGTTTATTGCTGTCGCGAATGCTGATCCTGTAGAGTTATTGCAATGGGAGTTTGTATTCGCAACTTTAGGTGGTATTGCTGTCGCGTACCTTTTAGGAGTAATTCTAGGATCATTAAGACAGTTTAGTCACACTCAGTCGTCTTTAGTTGGTATGGCCGCCTGTTATGGTACAACAGGATATATGGGAGTTCCTATTGCTGTATCTGTATTTGGAGAACAAGCGGCAGTACCTGCAGCAATTGCTACTATACTACATAATATTCCGGTAATTATGACGGTTATCATTACTCACGACATCGCTGCTAAAGCTTCTCAGGATAATGGCTCTTTACTTGATAGTCTCGTTGGTGCCGTAAAAACAACATTTTTAAATCCGCTAACACTTGCCGTTATTGCCGGTGGAGCGGTATCATTTTTATCTTTAGCCATTCCACCAATGATCCAGTCATTTACTACCTTTTTGGCGGGCGCATCTGGTCCAACCGCCTTATTTGCACTTGGGCTTGGGCTTGCAAAACTAGAAAGTAAAGACAGCACGTCATTGCGTAATATTGCCTTTTTAAGCCCGATTATCATTACAAAAGTGTTGGTTCAGCCCTCTGTTACTTTTGCGATTGGCTATTTTATTTTTGGGCTAACACTCGATAATATCTGGTTTATTGTCGCTGTTCTGATGTCTGCTCAACCAATTGGTGCAGGTGTCTATGTCTTCGCGAATAAGTACAACTTTTTTAAGGATGAAGTTGCGGTTTCAATCACCATATCTCTTATCATTACAGTGATGTCTCTCTCATTTTTGTTGGAGTATCTAAAAACTTAG
- a CDS encoding Lipl32 family lipoprotein encodes MKFSRLVLPCVAVAALAGCSATTPHLKSSVSRGMAGIEARVPYTNYTNYFGYIDSSVKPDGKYKNKDAYYLYVWVPAAVDEIGVSMISPSTSAPSDSDFVHSNFNVGMKNDASKFFDTYLLLDRLNIVDSAKIKNGGKVLQNLGRDDDSSELPANPKGLHFNSLLRKVSSMTNPSEALVRGVYRISFTSFRSSIEGSFEATVGTNVPGVKIAPSLTELHNLVNAN; translated from the coding sequence ATGAAGTTTTCTCGTCTCGTATTACCGTGCGTAGCGGTAGCCGCTCTGGCCGGCTGTTCTGCAACAACTCCTCACTTAAAAAGCTCTGTTTCAAGAGGAATGGCAGGAATCGAAGCCCGCGTACCCTATACAAATTATACAAACTACTTTGGTTACATTGATTCTTCAGTAAAACCAGATGGTAAGTATAAAAACAAAGATGCATATTACCTTTATGTTTGGGTGCCTGCGGCAGTTGATGAAATTGGTGTATCGATGATCTCACCTTCAACCTCTGCCCCAAGTGATTCAGACTTCGTTCATAGCAACTTTAATGTCGGTATGAAAAATGATGCTAGCAAATTCTTCGATACTTACTTGCTCTTAGATCGCTTAAATATTGTAGACAGCGCTAAAATCAAAAATGGCGGTAAAGTGCTACAGAACCTTGGCCGTGATGACGATTCATCAGAACTACCAGCCAATCCAAAAGGTTTGCATTTCAACTCTCTTTTGAGAAAAGTCTCGTCCATGACCAACCCTAGCGAAGCGTTAGTGCGTGGCGTCTACCGAATTTCATTTACCTCATTCCGCTCAAGCATCGAAGGTTCATTTGAAGCAACAGTGGGTACAAATGTCCCTGGTGTAAAAATCGCTCCGTCTTTAACAGAGCTACACAATCTAGTTAACGCAAACTAA
- a CDS encoding beta/alpha barrel domain-containing protein gives MNANLYYKNLRFNNFPVPFLVDETLREGVERCPFPISVESKMQLLEKMTEAGIRDFIVGCGPEKPDVWEALFKYREANRIPKDTEASYIILLNCWETAFDYFKKGNFNPDWIKETTFSFGMINYRESQGTFKKAVDAFRSLGAGKFKASVLNNFRNGVEPEKYAEICRQINNALELGVSIIRINDSVGSMQPHITHQLCSTLVKDYPKTIFCFHAHNDTGLALANAMASIQAGFQMIEGSLAGFGNRSGIAPMEQVLNMCRVNNIKVGRQPIDMKKLLEAALLSEDIFMQAPNVFRPVSGAMETDSNFGVLNIPDFLGVPDKKNYFVNYPGLHPDTIKMAFKKCEIKNIYTEEEILEGIDKLRSIMETEIHSITESYQDMKSSVYRFYHENSWGYEKLSKNFIDIMK, from the coding sequence ATGAATGCTAATCTTTATTATAAAAACCTCCGGTTTAACAATTTCCCTGTTCCATTCTTAGTTGATGAAACACTTCGAGAAGGTGTTGAACGTTGCCCTTTTCCAATCTCTGTTGAATCTAAAATGCAACTTTTAGAAAAAATGACAGAGGCTGGAATAAGAGATTTTATTGTAGGGTGTGGGCCAGAAAAGCCAGATGTCTGGGAAGCTCTATTCAAGTATCGGGAGGCTAATAGAATCCCGAAAGACACAGAAGCGTCATATATTATATTACTTAATTGCTGGGAAACTGCATTTGACTATTTTAAAAAAGGAAATTTCAATCCAGATTGGATAAAAGAAACTACGTTTAGCTTTGGGATGATTAATTACAGAGAATCTCAAGGGACTTTCAAAAAGGCTGTGGACGCATTTAGAAGCTTAGGGGCTGGAAAGTTTAAAGCCAGTGTTCTAAATAATTTTAGAAATGGTGTTGAACCTGAAAAATATGCTGAGATATGTAGACAAATAAATAATGCTCTGGAACTCGGTGTCAGCATCATACGCATTAATGATTCGGTGGGATCAATGCAGCCTCATATAACTCACCAGTTGTGCTCTACTTTAGTCAAGGACTACCCTAAAACCATTTTCTGCTTCCATGCCCACAATGATACAGGGCTAGCACTTGCAAATGCGATGGCGTCTATCCAAGCTGGTTTCCAAATGATCGAAGGTTCTTTAGCTGGCTTCGGAAACCGTTCTGGAATCGCTCCTATGGAGCAAGTCCTTAATATGTGCAGAGTGAATAATATTAAAGTGGGACGTCAGCCTATTGATATGAAAAAGTTGCTAGAAGCTGCTTTATTAAGTGAAGATATATTTATGCAAGCTCCAAATGTATTCCGACCAGTAAGCGGTGCAATGGAAACAGACTCTAATTTTGGTGTGTTAAATATTCCAGATTTTTTAGGTGTACCTGATAAGAAAAACTACTTTGTTAATTATCCAGGACTTCACCCCGACACTATAAAAATGGCTTTTAAAAAGTGTGAGATAAAAAACATCTATACAGAAGAAGAAATCTTGGAAGGTATAGATAAGTTGAGGAGTATTATGGAAACTGAAATACATTCTATAACTGAATCCTATCAAGATATGAAAAGTTCAGTTTACCGCTTCTATCATGAAAATTCATGGGGTTACGAAAAACTTTCTAAAAACTTCATTGATATTATGAAATAA
- a CDS encoding DinB family protein, which produces MISQEYCQRLSRYNALINEQLFAACAQLPDKERKADCQLYFKSIHSTLNHILYGDIAWISRFIGDDSKIPELGRELYGDYDALRDARFRWDREIKKWSDQIDEAWLAGEFSFISKVDNLKRSKPAWLLVTHMFNHSTHHRGQITSILSQRGIDYGTMDIHLLL; this is translated from the coding sequence ATGATTTCACAAGAGTATTGCCAAAGATTGTCTCGTTATAATGCTTTGATAAATGAGCAGTTATTCGCAGCATGCGCTCAACTGCCTGATAAAGAGCGAAAGGCTGATTGTCAGCTGTATTTTAAGTCCATTCACAGTACGTTGAATCATATTTTATATGGCGATATTGCGTGGATCTCTCGATTTATCGGCGATGATAGTAAAATACCGGAACTTGGACGAGAGCTTTATGGTGACTATGATGCTCTTCGGGATGCTCGCTTTCGGTGGGATAGAGAAATTAAAAAATGGTCTGATCAGATAGATGAGGCGTGGTTAGCTGGTGAATTCTCTTTTATTAGTAAAGTAGATAATCTGAAGCGGTCCAAGCCCGCATGGTTATTAGTGACACATATGTTTAATCATAGTACGCATCACCGAGGTCAGATTACTTCTATATTGAGCCAGCGTGGAATCGATTATGGCACTATGGATATACATTTATTATTGTAA
- a CDS encoding LipL32 family surface lipoprotein codes for MKLSYETRCYSDTFSYFNVGLKNDANKFFDTYLALDSLNIVDNAKIKNGGKVLQNLGYDNESLHIWQNHTNSFSYQAHT; via the coding sequence ATTAAACTGTCATACGAAACAAGATGTTATTCTGACACGTTTTCTTATTTCAATGTTGGTCTAAAAAACGACGCAAACAAGTTTTTTGACACTTACTTGGCCTTAGATAGCTTAAACATTGTAGACAATGCTAAAATCAAGAACGGGGGCAAAGTACTACAGAACTTGGGGTATGATAATGAATCGCTCCATATTTGGCAGAACCACACGAATTCGTTTTCTTATCAAGCACACACTTAA